A region of Solanum dulcamara chromosome 7, daSolDulc1.2, whole genome shotgun sequence DNA encodes the following proteins:
- the LOC129894951 gene encoding uncharacterized protein LOC129894951, with protein sequence MRSDSGSGFPSSVRVSGLNTTGKGGPAFVGQVFSMCDLSGTGLMAVSTHFDIPFLSKRTPEWLKKMFAAVTKSERNGPVFRFFMDLGDAVSYVKKLNIPSGVVGACRLDLAYEHFKEKPHLFQFVPNEKQVKEANKLLKAMQQSDGRKKVDGVPVFSAQNLDIAIATTDGIKWYTPYFFDKNMLDNILEESVDQHFHSLIQTRHMQRRRDVFDDNLAAEVIEEMGDSMWEPPEVQDALDEVGQPAIPLSVISKAAEIQLLHAVDKVLLGNRWLRKATGIQPKFPYMVDSFEKRSAASFQRACRISGFVNNSPLEANNNQLQCIGTSAVEGADNVCNKKRLGLDIRLPFGGWLSPAWSQGQKQQIIQDKREYREVHPSPLLPKITMVGISMGEAGQVSKATLKKTMEDLTKELEYTDEKSSSGNNVDEITFEERDPLFVANVGDYHSSAAKGGSARWVRGGTF encoded by the exons ATGCGTTCGGATTCCGGGTCGGGTTTTCCATCGTCGGTGAGAGTTTCTGGGCTCAACACCACCGGAAAAGGTGGACCAGCCTTTGTTGGTCAGGTTTTTAGCATGTGTGACCTTTCCGGGACCGGTCTTATGGCTGTATCGACCCACTTTGACATACCCTTTCTATCCAAAAG GACTCCAGAATGGCTGAAGAAAATGTTTGCAGCAGTTACTAAGAGCGAAAGGAATGGTCCAGTATTCCGTTTTTTTATGGATCTCGGTGATGCAG TTTCTTATGTTAAAAAGCTGAATATTCCTAGTGGAGTGGTGGGTGCATGCCGTCTTGATTTAGCATATGAACATTTTAAG GAAAAACCACACTTGTTCCAATTTGTTCCGAATGAGAAACAG GTCAAGGAAGCCAACAAACTCCTTAAGGCTATGCAGCAGTCTGATGGAAGGAAAAAGGTGGACGGTGTTCCTGTTTTCAGTGCTCAGAACTTAGATATTGCGATAGCAACTACAGATGGTATTAAATG GTATACTCCTTACTTCTTTGACAAAAACATGTTAGATAACATTCTTGAAGAATCTGTCGACCAACATTTCCATTCACTGATTCAAACAAGACACATGCAACGCCGAAGGGATGTTTTTGATGACAACTTGGCTGCTGAAGTAATTGAAGAGATGGGAGATAGTATGTGGGAACCTCCTGAG GTGCAAGATGCACTCGATGAAGTGGGTCAACCAGCGATACCTTTGAGTGTAATATCAAAGGCTGCTGAAATTCAGCTTCTACATGCTGTCGATAAAGTTCTTCTAGGGAACAGGTGGTTACGGAAAGCAACAGGAATTCAACCCAAGTTTCCTTACATGGTTGACTCATTTGAAAAGAG GAGTGCCGCCTCTTTCCAGAGAGCATGTAGGATTTCAGGGTTTGTTAATAATTCTCCGCTGGAGGCTAATAATAACCAACTACAGTGCATTGGCACCTCAGCAGTAGAGGGAGCTGATAATGTATGTAATAAGAAACGATTAGGGCTGGATATCCGGCTCCCTTTTGGGGGCTGGTTGAGTCCTGCATGGAGTCAAGGACAGAAGCAGCAGATAATACAAGATAAAAG GGAATACAGAGAAGTTCATCCATCGCCTCTGCTTCCAAAGATTACTATGGTTGGTATCTCAATGGGCGAGGCTGGGCAGGTGAGCAAAGCCACTTTGAAGAAGACAATGGAGGATTTGACGAAAGAACTGGAATATACAGATGAGAAAAGCTCGTCTGGGAATAATGTTGATGAAATAACATTTGAGGAGAGGGATCCTTTATTTGTAGCTAACGTTGGTGACTATCATTCTAGTGCAGCAAAGGGAGGTTCAGCTCGATGGGTTCGAGGAGGAACCTTTTAA
- the LOC129893930 gene encoding dnaJ protein ERDJ2A-like encodes MADSGENSALFPIFILSIIALPLVPYTILKLLRAASKEEKSIHCACSVCSRSGKYRKSIFRRISKFSTCSNFTVLLLWVIVVFLVYCIKQSSREIEAFDPFSILGLEPGVSESVIKKAYRRLSIQYHPDKNPDPAAHKYFVEYISKAYQALTDPVSRENYEKYGHPDGRQGFQMGIALPQFLLDFNGSSGGILLIWILGGFILLPMAFGVVYLSRASKYGGSNVRRETLVTYFDLVKPSLAPSKVMDVFIKAAEFMDIPVRRADDEPLQELFKLVKSELNLDGKNARQEQAKFWKQPPAIVKAELLIQAHLLRKADTFSSNLQQDYKQVLQLTPRLLEGLMKMATVPRTAKGHGWLRPAIGIIELSQCIIQAVPLSARKAGSGSSEGVTSLLQLPHFTDAVITKITKKVRTLQNLLDMTLQERAELLSDVAGLSAAELQDVEKVLELMPHATIEVTCETEGEEGIQEGDIVTVQAWVTLRRANGLISALPHAPYYPFSKGENFWFLLADANSNDVWFSESINFMDKAAAITTASTITEAKMEASGANMEEIAAAVKDAVAKVKRGCRLILGKIQAPQAGNYNLNCHLMCDAWIGCDTKTNLKLKVLKRSRAGSRGGHVAGGAQDENDVEDEDEDDIEEDEEGDQSEYSEDEDEDEDEDDEADKQNNNTNRKGFANGSARRKGRK; translated from the exons ATGGCTGACTCTGGAGAAAATAGTGCCTTGTTCCCAATTTTTATATTGTCAATAATTGCCTTGCCCTTAGTACCCTATACAATACTTAAATTACTCCGTGCTGCTTCAAAAGAGGAAAAGAGTATTCACTGTGCGTGTTCAGTTTGCTCTCGATCAGGAAAATATCGCAAATCCATTTTTCGAAGG ATCTCTAAGTTTTCAACCTGTAGCAACTTTACCGTGCTGCTGCTTTGGGTCATTGTGGTTTTCCTTGTTTATTGCATCAAGCAAAGTAGTCGTGAG ATTGAAGCTTTTGATCCATTCAGTATTCTTGGGCTAGAACCAGGAGTTTCCGAATCTGTAATAAAGAAGGCATATAGGAGACTTTCAATACAATACCACCCAGACAAAAACCCTGATCCAG CTGCTCATAAGTATTTTGTGGAGTATATTTCCAAAGCTTACCAGGCCCTGACAGATCCGGTCTCAAGGGAGAATTATGAGAAATATGGACATCCAGATGGTAGACAG GGTTTTCAAATGGGAATAGCGCTTCCTCAGTTTCTGCTTGATTTTAATGGCTCATCTGGTGGTATATTATTAATTTGGATTCTTGGAGGTTTTATACTGTTGCCAATGGCGTTTGGTGTTGTTTATCTATCAAGAGCATCAAAGTATGGGGGAAGTAATGTCAGGCGTGAAACTCTTGTCACTTATTTTGATTTAGTGAAGCCCTCCTTGGCTCCAAG CAAAGTTATGGATGTATTCATTAAGGCAGCTGAATTCATGGATATTCCAGTCCGAAGAGCCGATGATGAACCTCTTCAGGAACTCTTCAAACTTGTGAAAAGTGAACTGAACCTGGATGGTAAGAATGCCAGGCAGGAACAAGCAAAATTTTGGAAACAACCTCCTGCTATTGTTAAG GCCGAATTATTGATTCAAGCCCATTTACTTCGTAAAGCAGACACTTTCTCTAGTAACTTGCAGCAAGATTATAAACAGGTGCTGCAGCTTACGCCTCGCCTTCTCGAAGGGCTAATGAAG ATGGCAACTGTGCCACGCACTGCTAAGGGACATGGTTGGCTAAGGCCTGCAATTGGAATCATCGAGCTCTCCCAGTGCATAATTCAG GCCGTTCCCCTTAGTGCTAGGAAGGCAGGTTCAGGATCCTCTGAAGGTGTTACTTCGCTTTTACAGCTTCCACATTTTACTGATGCAGTCATCACAAAGATAACGAAGAAG GTGCGTACGCTGCAGAATCTCCTGGACATGACCCTTCAAGAACGTGCTGAGCTGCTTTCTGATGTTGCTGGCCTATCTGCTGCTGAATTACAAGACGTGGAGAAGGTGCTGGAATTGATGCCTCATGCAACAATTGAAGTTACTTGCGAGACTGAGGGAGAGGAAGGCATACAAGAGGGGGACATTGTCACGGTGCAGGCATGGGTGACACTCAGGCGTGCTAATGGTTTGATCTCAGCTCTTCCGCATGCTCCATACTATCCATTCTCCAAGGGAGAGAATTTCTGGTTTTTACTTGCAGATGCCAATTCAAACGATGTCTGGTTTTCTGAAAGTATCAACTTTATGGATAAAGCAGCAGCCATAACAACTGCTTCAACAATAACTGAAGCGAAAATGGAAGCATCAGGGGCAAATATGGAGGAGATTGCTGCCGCTGTTAAAGATGCTGTTGCGAAAGTTAAGAGAGGGTGCCGACTGATCTTGGGCAAGATCCAAGCTCCACAGGCAGGAAATTACAATTTAAACTGTCATTTGATGTGTGATGCATGGATTGGCTGCGACACAAAGACAAACTTAAAACTAAAAGTATTGAAAAGGAGCAGAGCTGGAAGTCGAGGTGGTCATGTGGCTGGGGGAGCTCAGGATGAGAATGAcgttgaagatgaagatgaagatgacaTTGAAGAAGACGAAGAGGGTGACCAGAGCGAGTATAGCGAGGATGAGGATGAAGATGAAGACGAGGATGATGAGGCTGACAAACAAAACAATAATACTAATAGAAAGGGCTTTGCTAATGGCTCCGCTCGAAGAAAGGGTAGAAAGTAA